The following nucleotide sequence is from Oncorhynchus clarkii lewisi isolate Uvic-CL-2024 chromosome 6, UVic_Ocla_1.0, whole genome shotgun sequence.
actatagtttgttaacaagtaatttgtggagtggttgaaaaactagttttaatgactccaacataagtatgtaagtgtatgtaaacttctgacttaaaaTGTACATGTGGTCTTCCTTACACAGAGCGTGAGGGAAACACTGAGTCACCTCACTCATAATATCATAGACCGTGGGTTATGTCAAGTAACCTTATgtaggtaggccgtcattgtaagtaagaatttgttcttaacggacatacctagataaataaataaaaatgtagccAACTCCAGTAGAGCTCCTAATCTCTCCGAAGCCAAGTCTAGACAGGATCAACCCTCAGAAGTCCTGACAGTAAGCACCGTATGCTCTAATGAGGGCACAGTGATGTCCAGTTGGTATGGGGGGGTATCCCTGCATTACAGACCTCTTGAACAGAGACGCTTTTGAACAATGCCCGTGACACAGCCATATGTCTGTTGGAGTGAGCACTCAGGCCCTTCGGAGGTTGTAAACCCTTGCTGTTATATGCCAGTAAAATAGCCTCCATCTTCCGATGGGATAAACACTTGTGAGAAATTGGTCCCAAGAGACAAAGAGCAGATCGCTCTTTCATAGGGCTCTCGTCCGGGCATTTAGATATGCAATGGACGTACTGGACACAAGCAGTGGAGACGCTCATCCTCCATGGAGGACAAGGCCGGCGGGTGAAAGGTCAACAGCTGTAAAGTGAGGCGATTATAAGCACGACTTACTTCAGGCACAAAAGCGGGGTTAGGATGCAAGGTAACTAAACTTGGATGACCACAGGGCAAAGCTCAGGCACTAGTGGTGGACTGACAGAGCGTGCaattcccccacctgttttgcaGATATAATGGCTAAAAGCAGTTTTAAACGAGATAAATAACATTTCCATGCTTTCCAGCGGCATGAACAGCTGCTGTGAAATGTCCTCAAGCACAGCAGAAGGGTCCCAGGATGAGACTAGCCTTTTGGGTACTGGGCACCCTTTTAAAATGACGGACGAGGTGGTACTTCTCCGCTGTACCATTGTCGAAGCCTATGTTGCAGGCCAAGTACACCTTTGCAGTGTAAAAGGCTTGTCCTTGTCCAAAAGGTCCTGCAGGAGGCAGAGTAACTCTGGAATTGAGCAAAGAAAGGGAAGGATCTGTTTCTGATCACACCGTCTATCAAGCACACCGCACTTCTTGTTGTTGTGTTGAAGGGGCTGTAATGCTCTGTAGTTTCCACGACTTTCAGCGGCAGGCCTGTCGCATTAAGATTAATCCTCTCATGGGCCAGGACTAAAGAGCCCCAATGTTCGGATTGCGATGGAAAATCATTCTGTTCACTTGGGTCAGCAGATTGCGTACCGGTAGTTGCCAGGGCTGGTCGAACAGGAGTGAGAGATCTGCTAACCATAGCCGTCCTGGCCAGAAAAGGGCTATCAGGATGAGAGACCACTGCTGTTCTGACTCTGGAGAGAATCAGACAGAGGGGGGAAATGCGTAAAGCTGTACTCTTGGCCATGGGTGTGCCAGCGCGTCTACCCCTAGTAGCGCATCATTGCTTGTCATTGAAAAGAACAGCAggtagtgtgtgtttttgtgtgatgCGATCTACAGACGCCTGTCCTAATTTCTCCCATATTCTGGCCAATATGTGGGGATGGATTCCCTCTGGACAACAAGTCCGCTCCTTTGTTCATTGGGCATGGGTCGCGCCTGGGGCATGGGTCGCGCCTGGGGCGTAACAAATGGCGATATGCGCTGCTCCACAACAGGAGTTTGTGTGGGAGGCGCAGGGATTGGGTGCCACCCTGGAGGTTGATGTATGCCACTGTAGTTCTATTGTCCTTTCTGATTAGGACTTGACAATTCCGGAGAAAAGGCAGAAAGGGCTTTAGGGCcagaagtagaggtcgaccgattatgatctttcaacgccgatactgattaaatcggccgatttatatatatatatatatatatatatatatatatttgtagtaATGACaactacaacaatactgaatgaacaatgaacacttatttgaacttaatataatacaaataaaatctatttagtctcaaataaataatgaaacatgttcaatttggtttaaataacacaaaaacagtgttggagaagaaagtaaaagtgcaatatgtgccatgtaaaaaaggctaacgtttaagttccttgctcagaacatgagaacaaatgaaagctggtggttcaatattcccagttcttcaatattcccagttaataagttttaggttgtagttattataggaattatgacgcgtcgactatttctctccataccatttgtatttcatatacctttgactattggatgttcttataggcactttagtattgccagcctaatctcaggagttgataggcttgaagtcataaacagcgctgtgcctcAAGCTTTGCTAAGAGTTGCTCGCAAACGcggtaaagtgctgtttgaatgaatgcttacgagcctgctgctgcctaccaccgctcagtcagactgctttatcaaatcatagacttaattataataaacacagaaataagagccttaggtcattaatatggttaaatccggaaactatcattatCATactaaaaatgtatatatattttttatttcagttAAATACGTAACCGTtcaggtggcaaccctaagtctaaatattgctgttacattgcacaaccttcaatgttgtgtcataattatgtaaaattctcacaaagagccaggcagcccaaactgttacaTATACCCTAACTCTGCTTGTACTGAACACAAAAGAAGTAActcaatttccctagttaatattgcctccAAACATGAATTTAGTTTAagtaaatatgcaggtttaaaaaatatacaaatactgtatatttgttttaagaaaggcattgatgtttatggttaggtacatttgtgcaatgattgtgcttttttcgcgaatgcgcttttgttaaaccatcccccgtttggcaaagttgaagtaggctgtgattcgatgataaattaacatgcactgcattgattatatgcaaagcATGACAAGCttgttaacctagtaatatcatcaaccatgtgtagttaactcgtgattatgtgaagattgatggttttttataagatatgtttaatgctaactagcaacttaccatggctccttggcagccacaaggtccttttccaCACTTGTGGAAATAGGCATCCTGCAAATCAACTGTAATGAACCAATAGCCTTGACGAATGAAGAGAGACCACACGTTTCGCCTAACATTATAGAACGTGGACTTTCTCAGATAGCTGATGAGGATCCGTAGGTCCAATATGGGGTGCTGCCCTACCCTTCTTGGGAACCAGGAAGTAACGAGAGTTGAAACTGCTCTGGgcttctgctgctgctactactctgATCTTCCTTTTACTCAACAGAGTGGAGATCTCCTGCTCTAGTATTTGAGTCGCCAGTCACTACAGAAACCAACATTCTGTTCTAAGTTTGGCGGTTCTCTGCTGAACTGAAGTCGGAAGCCTCTCATAACCATGGTTAGAACCCAGGGATGGAAGTGTAGCAAGTGGGTCACTGCCGTAGCACCCTGTGGTCCTCTTTTGGTTATGTGTTCTGTGCTCCTGGCGAAATGCTTTGGTGCAACAGTGGTATTTTTATTTGAAAAGGCAATAAAATGCACACAATCTGGGACAGTGCTTTGTGGCAACTGAAATCTTGTCTTTTGGCCTCTGACTCAACCAACAAGGGTGTTGAGGTGAACACTACGGTATGGAGGACACTCCGGGGGAGAGTGGTCTGCTCCATCTTTTCTGTGCTTTGATATAAAAACGATCGGCCGCTGCACTGGGAACGCGCTCTGGTGGAGCAGAGTGCCCCTCCTGCAGTCTTCAGCCCGGGAGGGGGCAGGGCCGAACATTGTGTGAACCATGCACTGCTCCCCTCTGCTGCTGGGGAGGGACCCCTAGGACCGTCTTACCCCCCTTTCCTCCAGGAGAATCGTTGGGGCGGGACCTTGAAACATCTACAGCGAATGACCGCTCGGTCTCCTGTAGCTCTCCTTGACAGGCCATCAGTGAGCGGTAACGTACAGTGCCCTAACAGAGCATGCTGCGGACACATACGCCATCTGGAGGATGCTAAGCGGGCAAAGGCTAGCTGTGAGCCTCAAACCTGAGTAGATTTTGTTGTGAGCTCAATCCTCTCGACGAGAAGCTACTGTCCTATGCTTGGCGGTGGAGTCCTTCATTTTTTCCTGCTAACCTGTTCACAGGTGACAGAGGTCCAAGTCGATCGTTAGGAGAGTCGTAGAGGATCTACATCAATTCCGTGAGGAAGACGAAAGAAGTGAGATGAGAGCGCATTACGGCCACTTATATGGGAAGTGGAGTGTCTACAACAATCATGTTGTGTGATTGGATCTTCCTAGACTGGCTCCGCCCCCACCTAGTGTGAGcgacagacattttttttttttacataacccCAATCATTGATCTTATGTGGTTAATATTACGTTTTCAAAAATGCATGATTACACCATTAGTTATTTAGGTGTTTCAATTAAAGATGAAAGGTTCTGTATAATTTATGCCAGTAATTTTGAAAGCAGTGCTCATGAGCCAAAACGGATCTCTGAAAATTGTGCACAATTGTTTACATCATCATTCATTTAGTATGATATCAtgcaaataaaacatgtaataatcCTGCAATCCCGAATTGCAATTTATACAATGTGTTACGAATTTGTAAGTGCTCAAGATCCTGTTCAATCTCCTTTGGAACCTATTTCATGTAATATGGCAGTTTGCCCACCTGTTTTGAGGGTTCCAGGGTTTTCACTAAGGTCTCCACACAAGATGGCAGCACTTTCTGGTGAAGGTGAAGCAACAGGCGTAGGTTGTGTCTGTGGACATTGTCTTTACTGGAATACACATAAAAATATGTCAGGGTGTAATGTgagataaaggtaaaatatatgaCCATTAGTACAGGAAGTACAGTACTCTACCTCAATTTCACACATTTCATAAATGTTTAGTAACATTTCCATTAATTTCAAATGCAATACTTGCAGTAATCTCCTGTATGTCCCAGGAAAAGACAGACCTGGAGAAAGAGTTGAGGAGGAAGCCATCAAACACAGCAGAGCAGAACTCTTCAGTCCCAAACTCATCAGAGAGCAAGGTGAGGTGTGCTGTCAGGAGGTGCAGGAAGATGTCCCCAAAGGCCATGTCGTTGTAGGTCTCCACTGCAGTTACATGATAGAGACAAAACAATGGTGAGAGCCAGGTTAACAACAATTTACtaacagtatttatttatattaACCTGTGGCAAAACAAGTGCAGAACCTACCCAATGCGGGAAGTAACCTTTGTAAGGCATTCTTGTTCCTCTGCTTGGCAATGTGGAGTGCGTAGTACAGACCCATCTCACAAGCCACCCTGTTCTCCTGCAGGTACCTAGGGCAGGGGAGAACTTACTTTAATCAAAGAGGGTCCTCATTCAGACCTCTgttcaaatacatgtgtatttaaACATGTtatttaaatacttattttctgtgtatttgagtattttcaagtGATTTATATAATTATTTTTGAAAATACTTCAATACATAGCCtactatttgaaagtattttaaatacgtatttcaaatactatttttaaATACCTGAGTTAAATGCATGGTATTTGATTCAGTGTATTTGATTATTTTCCAAAACTTTCAAAGTGcatttccaaatacattccaatattcaactacttgtCTTTACTTAGTTCCAAATATCTTTGAAAGTAATTGAAATGCCCTACATAGTATTGGAACCAAGGTCTGTCCTCATTAAACATATAGCAGGTTCATGTACACTGTTAATAACACTGATCATTTCAATGTATATTTTAGAATATCAATACTACTTGTTTTACATGATAATGTTCTTAATGTCAACACACATATACAAAATTGAATTACAGGCATGCCACGTCTACCAAAGTAACAGTATGTCCTTTCCCCAGTGTGACATCCCATCCCAGTAACTACTTGTTGAAGTTATCAGGCAGGGCTGTAGGGTAGGAGAGGGAGGTCTTCTCCTCACTAGGGAGTTTCTGCTCTACAGTGAAGGTATAGTCGTCCACAAGTACTGACAACATGGCTGGGAGAAAATGGGTCACAACTTCCAGTTCCTGAGAGGGAAAGAATCAAATATGATGAGTCTCTGCCCTGGCTGGTTATGTCACATCTACGCCATCTAGCTGTAGTtcattgtattattttattttattttattttacccctttttctccccaattttgtggtatccaattggtagttagttgtctcatcgctgcaactcccgtacggactcgggagaggcgaatgtcgagagccgtgcgtcctccaaaacacaacccaaccaagccgcactacttcttgacacaatgcccatttaacccggaagccagccacaccaatgtgtcggaggaaacactgtacacctggcgaccgtgtcagcgtgcactgcgcctgccacaggagtcactagtttgcgatgggacaaggacatccctggcggccaaaccctcccctaacccggacgacgctgggccaattgtgcgccgccccattggtctcccggtcgcggccggctgcgacagagcctggactcgactctctagtggcacagctagcactgccttagaccactgcgccactcgggaggaccTAGCTGTAGTTCATTGTAaagaggttgttttcctgctCTGCACAACAAACTATTGTTGCTGTGCAGCTCATAAGTAATGTAATACAGACAGGTAaactcactgaacaaaaataagtGATTATAAAATAATACTAATAGAAAGAAATTACTGCATACCAATCGAGGCTCTTTAAAGACCTGGCTGTCAATCATATCCCAAGCACCTTGTCCAAGAGACAGCATTCTGAGTAACAGCATCAGGTCTGGACTGTCCTGTTCATTCACACAGAAACATCTCTTTAGTAGTGGCAATAGGTCTCCACATAGCATCGACAGAGGCCACGAATGACAACATTGAATGTCTTACTCTGGGTAGAGCATCCTGGCTTAGCAATTCTTGCAGGTTTCGGACCGTACTCAAAACCAGGGTGTTACTGGAAAATGGGTCACACAGTATCATGGACAGGTCCCTGGAAAGCAAGACCATTAACATTTTTGTCACATCTTTTTATTAATCCTAAAATGGTGCAATAAGACATTTTCAATCACATTTCCCCATTCTTCTTCTCTCACCCAAGTACTTTCTCCTGTCCTTTCTTCACTCCATCCAGAAAACCTTGCAACTCCCGGGCTCGCTTGGCATCCACAAACTTCTCACGGATACAGGCATCTAAGCACCAGGTGAACTGCCAAGATATAGACGTACAGCACTCTGCACAAGCATCCAGAACATTCGCCAACGTATTTGCATATATTTGAAATCAATACTACTCCTGTTTGCTTACAGAAGACATGCTGTACACATGCGTTAGGCCATACCTTGTGGCAGGAGTCTACTGAGCAGATCTCACTGATGTCCAGGTCATGGAGGGACATGAGCAGCTCTGCACGCAGGGTGCAGTAGTGGACATTACGAGTACGCAGGAAAAGTGTTCGCAAAAACTGGAGCACCATGTCATATAGTTTCACATTCTTCCCAATCATCTGGGTCAGTTTCAAGACTACCTAAAACAGAAAAAGGGTTAGTCTCAAGCACACCCAACTCTCTCTTGAATTTAAAGACTAACAAATGGTTGACTGAGGAAAACTATGGAAAAAACTATGGACTCTTGTTATTAGGGCCGGGATGATACTTGTTAGTTtcatggcaaggaaacaaaacctTAAGCacatttaacttctttaggaaaacaatCTTAAACAATCAGTTATGCTGTCATCCAGTCaattattttccaagctatagcatgcaatattttacatacagcaggtttttaaagaacCAAAGATTTTGGTCTGCGTTGTGTTATCATTTTGGCCATAAAAATAATAGTGATACTGGTATCATCACAGCCCTACTTGTTATAATGGGTTCACGGCCCTAATCATAACAAATGCTTATTGGAATGTGAACAGAATCTATTGGGAGTGAAAAAGTAATGAAACGGTCCAGATGTACTGGGGTGGCTCACCTCTCCTTGGCGTCTTGCTTTGGGGGAGGGGCTGAAGAAGTTGTGCAGAATAGAGAGATCGCTGCTGAAAAGTGCTGCCTCCTTTGCCACGATATACTGCTTGAGCAAGGGCGAGACCTCATCTCCGAAGAGAGCCTGGTTTTCCTGCCAGATCTGCCTCTTCACCTCAACAGCACAGACCTTATACAGTTCCTTATCAGCCATCACAAGCTTCAGCTTTTTCTCTGGTACCTGTTCATAGGAAAATAAACACTCAATCAGAACATTTCAAACACTGAGCTGTGGTAGAGATCAAGGTGCTTTGGAGAAAGAATCATGGAAAACAAGTCACTTCTTATGGCTAATGTGATTTGCAAAGAACTATAAATTGAAAAAGAAGTGCATTCACTTAAAGCTAGAATCATTCAAATTGGTGAAACTGCTACATCTGTTTGGAATATTAaaacaaagaagttactgcaagCAACAAACACTTTTTTTCCCCCGCCTCGGAC
It contains:
- the LOC139410782 gene encoding negative elongation factor B-like isoform X2 is translated as MGYTLSYVDRNGLFRVTENGILLPTLQSALPFLDLHGTPRLEFHQSVFDELRDKLMERVATIAEGKDEDRYGKLKELLEKSFPLVKMPSIQPVVMQVLKHLPKVPEKKLKLVMADKELYKVCAVEVKRQIWQENQALFGDEVSPLLKQYIVAKEAALFSSDLSILHNFFSPSPKARRQGEVVLKLTQMIGKNVKLYDMVLQFLRTLFLRTRNVHYCTLRAELLMSLHDLDISEICSVDSCHKFTWCLDACIREKFVDAKRARELQGFLDGVKKGQEKVLGDLSMILCDPFSSNTLVLSTVRNLQELLSQDALPRDSPDLMLLLRMLSLGQGAWDMIDSQVFKEPRLELEVVTHFLPAMLSVLVDDYTFTVEQKLPSEEKTSLSYPTALPDNFNKYLQENRVACEMGLYYALHIAKQRNKNALQRLLPALVETYNDMAFGDIFLHLLTAHLTLLSDEFGTEEFCSAVFDGFLLNSFSSKDNVHRHNLRLLLHLHQKVLPSCVETLVKTLEPSKQSSDQVKELYTKLTEKLEAQKISPPQPDEAPSLDLGLHPVKVPTTASTPTTSL
- the LOC139410782 gene encoding negative elongation factor B-like isoform X1; translation: MFAGLPELGISNGEDLKETLTNCTEPLKAIDQFQTENGILLPTLQSALPFLDLHGTPRLEFHQSVFDELRDKLMERVATIAEGKDEDRYGKLKELLEKSFPLVKMPSIQPVVMQVLKHLPKVPEKKLKLVMADKELYKVCAVEVKRQIWQENQALFGDEVSPLLKQYIVAKEAALFSSDLSILHNFFSPSPKARRQGEVVLKLTQMIGKNVKLYDMVLQFLRTLFLRTRNVHYCTLRAELLMSLHDLDISEICSVDSCHKFTWCLDACIREKFVDAKRARELQGFLDGVKKGQEKVLGDLSMILCDPFSSNTLVLSTVRNLQELLSQDALPRDSPDLMLLLRMLSLGQGAWDMIDSQVFKEPRLELEVVTHFLPAMLSVLVDDYTFTVEQKLPSEEKTSLSYPTALPDNFNKYLQENRVACEMGLYYALHIAKQRNKNALQRLLPALVETYNDMAFGDIFLHLLTAHLTLLSDEFGTEEFCSAVFDGFLLNSFSSKDNVHRHNLRLLLHLHQKVLPSCVETLVKTLEPSKQSSDQVKELYTKLTEKLEAQKISPPQPDEAPSLDLGLHPVKVPTTASTPTTSL
- the LOC139410782 gene encoding negative elongation factor B-like isoform X3; protein product: MERVATIAEGKDEDRYGKLKELLEKSFPLVKMPSIQPVVMQVLKHLPKVPEKKLKLVMADKELYKVCAVEVKRQIWQENQALFGDEVSPLLKQYIVAKEAALFSSDLSILHNFFSPSPKARRQGEVVLKLTQMIGKNVKLYDMVLQFLRTLFLRTRNVHYCTLRAELLMSLHDLDISEICSVDSCHKFTWCLDACIREKFVDAKRARELQGFLDGVKKGQEKVLGDLSMILCDPFSSNTLVLSTVRNLQELLSQDALPRDSPDLMLLLRMLSLGQGAWDMIDSQVFKEPRLELEVVTHFLPAMLSVLVDDYTFTVEQKLPSEEKTSLSYPTALPDNFNKYLQENRVACEMGLYYALHIAKQRNKNALQRLLPALVETYNDMAFGDIFLHLLTAHLTLLSDEFGTEEFCSAVFDGFLLNSFSSKDNVHRHNLRLLLHLHQKVLPSCVETLVKTLEPSKQSSDQVKELYTKLTEKLEAQKISPPQPDEAPSLDLGLHPVKVPTTASTPTTSL